The Chitinophaga parva genomic sequence GGATAAGACCATATGAGAAAGTAGGCGGTGCAGATTTTATGAAGCTCAATGCACCCAAACAGTTTGTACTGGTGGGCAGCCCGGAGTTCAATGATGATGGCACCATTACCCTGGGTACTGCAGAAGGTGGGCGCAAGATCGTGCTGTACGTGATCAACTATTTTGACCATACCAATCCCGGTAATGTAAAGCAGATGATCCAGGTGATCCAGCACGAGTTTACCCACATCCTCAACCAGAAGGCCGCGGTGGACCCGGCTTTTGGCCTGGTAACCAAAGCGGATTACACGGCAAACTGGTACAACTTCAGCCTGTCTGAAGCGCGCTCCCTGGGCTTCATTACCCAGTACTCCCGTGACAACCCGGTGGAAGATTTTGCAGAAATGGTGGCCAACATGCTGATGATGGGCAGCTACGAGTATAACAACATTGTGAATGCACTGCCGGCAGATCCCCAGGCAAAGCTGCGCGCCAAGGAGCAGATCGTAGTGACCTATTTCAAGAGTGCCTGGAACATTGACTTCTATGAACTGCAACGCCAGGTGCAGGCCGCCGTGCAGGCTACGGCGCCGGTGATCCTGGGCAACTCGCTTGGACCCAACAGCCTGTATACGAAGTTTGCCGCGAGCCCCTCTACCGAAACGCCGCAATCAGCGGAATTCATGACGGCCTGGAATGCCGCCAAAGCAACGATGGCTTCCCACAACTTCCCGCTGGTGAAATATGATATGACCTTCACTTCCGATAGCAAGATGACCCTGCGCTATTACTTTACCAATGCCGCAGGTACCACCACTTACTATGGCGATACGGATTATGACATGGTATTCACCGACCGCGCGGCAGGCCTGGTAACGCTGGTGCCGGTGTCTCCGCAACCAAGTGGCACGGTGTATTCCAACATGCAGTTTATAAGCGCGTGGATGACAACCGTGGATGGCTACATCAAGAACACGCCTTTCCACCTGGACTGGGCGCCGGATGTAGTGCCAGGGTCGCAGGGCGCAAAAGGGGCTAAGGCTGCCTTCTATAAGGTAAGTGATCCCAATTCTTATTTGATTGGCGTTTTAAACTAAAACAACATGAAGAAACTGATCGTTTATATCGCTTTGCTGGCGGGTTTTATGACCGCCTGTAAAAAAGAGGAAACTGAACCGGCCACCGGACAGCGCCCCGAAGAGCGCACGGCGGCGGCTTTGAAAAAATACCAGGATGCGCTGACCGGCAATAAAGACGGGTGGATCGCATACCTGTACCCTGATGGAGGTGGCGGCTACTCCTTTTATATGACCTTCTCCGACAGTAACCGTGTGAATATGATAGCGGACCTTAGCTTTGATATGGCCGCTGATCCAATGGAAAGCAGTTACAAGGTAAGGCAGGCCATATCGCCCGCATTATTCTTTGATACGTACAACTACATGCATGTACTGGCCGACCCGGATGCCAACCAGAATGGCGGTGTGATGGGCTGGGGACTGTATTCTGATTTTGAATTCAGCATAGACACCCTCACTACCGATTCCATGACCATGCATGGTAACCTGAACGACAGCAAAATGCTGATGGTAAAAGCAACCGCGGCACAGGCGGCAGCATTCAAGGCTGGCGGGTTGAAATCCATCCTGATGGACATGGTGAACTATACCAGTGTCAACCAGAACCTGTACCTGGTATTGGATGGCACCACCAAGGTGGCCACTTCAATCAACTTTGCTACCAAGGCAGTCACTCTTACCTGGGTAGACGACAAAGGTGTTGTGAACTCCATTGCTACGCCCTTTGCCACCACGCTTACTGGCTTAACGCTGAAAGAGCCGCTGGTGTACAACGGTAAAAAGATCACGGAGCTGCTTTGGGATGCGGATAAACAGGAACTCTATGCCATGGTAGACGGACAGAAAGTGACCGTGCAGGTATCTGCTACGCCCATCCTGCCCCTGCACCTGCTCATTGGCATCAGCTACACGGATATCATTATTCCTTATGCTACTACCTACCCGGGCTGGGGATCTGACTTTGTGACCCGCAGGGCCGCAGCATCCACCTCCATGGCCAACGGCCCTTACGGTTTGCGCATGGACCGCCTCCAGGCCATGTTCAACGTGGATAATTCCAAGGTGACCTTTGAGCTGGACATTTACCAGGGCAGCAACAAGTTCATTGCAGACTTTAACTACAGCTACACGAAAACGGCGGATGGGGTGTATACCTTTACAGCAGCGGCCCTGAGCGGCAACGCTTCCCTGATCGGCAACGACATGGCCCCGCTCACCAAGCAGCGCCTGAACGTGGATCACTTCACACTGGATTATTACGTGGACCAGGGCACCGGGCAGGTGCTGGGCCAGTTCAAAGACGTGGAGAATCCCGACTTTACCTTTACGGGTACGCTGAACTAACCGGTAAAATAGCCCCAAATCTTCCATAACAGCCTGCCGCGCGGAATGCGTGGCAGGCTTTGTTTTGGGCGGATGTGCCGGCTGTGGCCATCAGATTAATAATAGCTTTGTACAATTTTTTAATATGACAAAGCAGGCGGTATTGCGTAACTTGCGGTCTTCAAAAGTTGGAACGGCCCCGTACAGTATGCTAAAAATTTAAAGGAAGAACGATGGACAAGCGTGTTATACCACTGGCTATTGGTGGGCTGGGAATTGGTACCACAGAGTTTACGATCATGGGGTTACTGCCGGATATTGCGCATTCCCTGAAGGTGGATATTCCCGAAGCAGGCCACCTGATCTCCGCTTATGCATTGGGGGTAGTGATCGGAGCGCCCCTGCTCATCCGGTATGCGGTGAGCAAGCCGCCCAAGAAAGTGTTACTGGGATTGATGATCCTGTTTTCTTTGTTCAACGGGTTATCGGCTGTTGTATCCAATTACGGCCTCATGATGGTGGCCCGCTTTTTATCCGGCCTGCCGCACGGCGCTTTCTTTGGCGTGGGCACGGTGGTAGCTTCCCGCCTGGCGGGCAAAGGAAGAGAGGCGTTGTATATTTCACTGATGTTTACCGGGCTTACCGTGGCAAACCTGGCCATGGTGCCGCTGGTCACTTTCATTGGGCATACGTATCACTGGCGTTTCTACTTTGCCATTGTAAGCCTGATAGGGCTGATCACCATCGTGTTCCTGGCCGTTTGGCTGCCGGATATGGAAGTGGAAGAGAGAACGCACGTGAAGAATGAACTGCATTTCCTTACCAGCGGGCAAACCTGGTATGTGTTGCTGATCACCGCCATTGGCTTTGGTGGCCTGTTTGCATGGTTTAGCTACATTACCCCGCTGATGACAGAAGTAGCGGGTGTACAACCCGCGCACATGGCCTACGTGATGGTGCTGGCCGGTGCCGGTATGGTAGTGGGTAATTTACTGGGTGGTATCCTGTCCGACCGCATTGGCGCGGCCCGTACCACGGTGATCCTGTTGTTCCTGATGATGTTTGCTTTACTGGGCGTGTTCTTCTTTGCACAATACACGATCGTGGCCATGGTGCTCACCTTCCTGTGCGGAGGCTTGTCCATGTCTGTTTCTGCACCCATCAACATCATGATGATGGAATCTGCACCGCAGGCAGAGATGATGGGCGCTGCGTTCATGCAGGCCGCCTTCAACGTGGCCAATGCCGCGGGCGCCTTCCTGGGGGGCATTCCGCTGGCCATGGGATATGCATATAATTATCCTTCCCTGATCGGTGTGGGCATGACGTTCATAGGCCTGCTGATCTGCACCGGGTACATACTGAAGTTTACCCGCCAGCGCAAAATGGCGCTATAACCACGCACAAAAAAATGTAAAGCTGCACAGATCCGGGGTCTATGCGGCTTTGCTGTGAAAATCCGGCGTAAAAACTATGCCAGGTGCGTTCCGTATTTACGGTACGCTCCGCTATGGTCCGGGACGTTTTATTTACGAATCCTTATTTTGCTTACATTCGGCCGTAAATCCTATTAGGGCTTCCGGGGCAGGGTAATCCAATGGAAAAATTGTTATGTGACTTGCACACGGAAACAAGCCCCTTCGCATTGCCAACAAGGCTATTATTTAATATTACTATGTAGATGTGGAACTCTATTTTTGTGCGCGTTGCTGCAGCCTGGAACAATACCATTAACCTGGGTATAGATCCATCTATGCCCTATATCGAGGCCAGGCGCACCAAGTTGTTGAATTTGGCCGCTGTTCCCGGTATCTTCCTGATGTTCGTTTACCTGGTCCTGAATCTTTTTAACCGGTACTATGGGCTGGCGATGCTCAACCTCCTGAACATCGTGTCCATGACGATCTTGCTGGTGCTGCACAGCCGCCGGATGCACCTCAGCGCCAGGCTGATAGTGATCAGTTTCAGTATCGTGGTTTACACCATATCCGGCCTGTATTTTCACAATGGGGCGGAATACTACCTGTTGCTGATATTGATCGTTGTGATGCTGATCTATGACAGGGGGTGGTTGTTGTTGTGCCTCGTGGGGCTTGCTGGTGGCTGTTTTGTGGCGGTACTGCTATTTCCCCAGCCGCCACTGCTTGGCCCGCCCGTAAGCCAATACCAGGTGTGGTCCAATATTGCGGTGGCCATCATCTGCATGATGTCATATCTTGGTTTCTTTAAACGCATCCAGGCGGATAACCTGAAATCAATAGAGTACCAGCGGCAGGCATTGCTGGCCATGAACAAGGATAAAGAAAAACTTTTTTCCATCTTGGCACATGACATCCGTAGCCCGCTGGCCACGCTGGAAGGACTGTTGACCATGTTCCATGAAGGGCTGGTGGACGACCGGTATATGACGGAAGCCACTGGCATACTCTCGGAAAAGATCACACAGTTCAACCGTACGCTGGATAACCTGCTGAGATGGAGTACCCGGAACCTGCAGGGCATCCAGACCACTCCGCAGGATTTTGGCGTCCTGTCCCTGGTCCAGGAAGTGCTGGACTTTTTTGATCTTGCCATCCACCAGAAAAAGGTGGTTGTCAAAAAAAGGATCTTGCAGGGGCATACCATCCGGGCAGATCGTGACCAGGTGGCGGTGATCTTCCGCAATGTTTTCAGCAATGCGCTAAAGTTTAGCAAAGAGGGTGGTGAAATAATTATTGCCACGGAGTTGGATGGGGATCGTGTTTCCATCCGGATCACTGACCAGGGCGCAGGGATGAGCAACCGGCAATTAAAATCACTGTTCACCTCCGCCCAGCAGCCCGAATATGGCACCGCCGGGGAGCGGGGATTTGGGCTGGGATTGCTGCTGAGCCATGAATTTGCGATGATGAATAACGGGGCTATCAGCGTGGAAAGCAACCCGGGCATGGGCACCACTTTTACGCTCGTTTTTCCGAAAGGGGAGCCCGTGCAGGAAGAGGAAGAGTTTTAAATTGCCCATCCTGCCGGTGGTGGCTGCAAAGTATTTACCGCGTTAGGGTGCCTTGCTTAATAGCGCTACATATCCGTCAGTTCCGTTCACCCGGATGCGTTGCCCGTCTCTGATCAGTTTTGTGGCGTTTTCTACGCCCACCACGGCCGGCAGGCCATATTCCCGGGCAATGACCGCACCGTGGGTCATGAGCCCTCCTACTTCCGTTACCAGGCCTTTGATGGATACAAACAGCGGCGTCCAGCTGGGATCTGTAAATGTTGTTACCAGGATATCGCCTGGCGCCAGGTCTGCCTGCTCCATGTTTACTATCACACGCGCCCTTCCTTCCACTATGCCGGAAGATACCGCAAGGCCTGCCATGGCACCGGCGGGCAGGTGCTCCCGCCTGTATGCGCCGGTGATGATCTCCCCATCCGAGGTCATGATCCTTGGAGGTGTCAGCTTCTCAAATTGTAGGACCTCATTTTTGCGTGTGGCGATCAGCGTGTTGTCTACACTGTGCGTGTCCAGGACATCCCGCAGCTCTTCCAGGGTGAGATAATAAATGTCTGTTGCTTCCTGCAATACCTGTAGCTGCACCAGTTGTTGTGCCTCCCGGAGCAAAGCCTGTTTGTAAATGAAGTAGCGCGCTACGTTGCCGTACTTGGGATATTCACGGTAGCCGGCCAGGTTGCGCAGCAGGCGGATCATGCGCGTTGTTTCCCTGGCTTTTTCCGCGCCATCCGGCAGTTGCAGCAGCCGCTCCCGCAATGATCTTTCCTTTTCCAGTGCTTCCTGCAGGCCCTGCTCAAATTTCTGCTGCGCGGCATGCGGTGCAAAGGTTTTGATATTGTTGAGGATAACCGGTACGAGTGTAACCGGTTTTTCCTGCCAGCGGGTTTTAGTGATGTCTATTTCCCCGGCGCAGCGCATGCCATATTTGTGCAGGAAATCACGAATGGCATCCAGGACTTGCTGCCCGCCGTTGAAATTGACCAGGCCACCGGGGAAATTTTCAGCGGTGGCTTGCTGCAGGAAGGCGATGATCTCCGGGTAAGGGCGTATTACGTCTGCTACGCCCATGAGGGCAAGGCCCATTTCCGCAGTGATGTTGTAGGGCGCGGATTGCACCAGGGTGTCTGCCGCATTCTTTTCTCCCAGCCATTCCTGCATCTTATCATTGATCCAGAAGGCGGCATTCATGCTGGTCATCACTACGCCAAAATTTTGCGGGTCCCACAGGATTTTACGCATGTGTGCAATGTCATCCAGGATGAAATCGATCAGCGCTGCACCGCTTTGTGTTTGAATGTCCTCTTGCAGCTTTTGTACAGATGCCTGGTTTTTCTGTATCAGTTCCTGCACCACGGATGGGTCATAATCGTTCAGGGTATGGAAGGCCGGGGCGCTACTGCCGGCGGGTGTTTCCGGGGGGCTGGGAAAATGATTGCGCTCCAGGAGGGTATGCAATGCATCTTTGAAAAGCGGGTCCGCCTTGCCCAGAACATCTACCAGCACGGTTCTTTTTTCAGGAATGGCCAGGTCTGGTGCAATGTCCACAAACAACCTGCCGCCTGCATTGTACATCGTGCGGCCGGCGGTGTGCTGGAAAACGGATAGCCCCAGTGGTTTCATGGCATCTGTCATCATCTGCTGGTGGCCCACGGAAACATAAACGTGGTATGCATTATCCGGCACGGCGGGTAGGGGGAACAAGGTGGTGATGGGCCGGCTTTGCACTATATAAAAAGCATTTCCCGCCAGGCACCATTCAATATCCTGTGGGCCGCCAAAATGTTGTTCAATGGCGTGGCCCAGTTCCGCCAGTTGCAAGGCCTGCAGGTCGGTAAGCACCTGACCGTTGCCAGTCTTTTTTTCGATAATGCTGCCTTCACTTACCTTGTAATGATCCGCGTTTACCATTCCGGCTACCAATGCTGCTCCTAGCCCTAATCCGGCATCAATGGACGATATTTTCCGGTGCCCGGTTACAGGATCCGCAGTAAAGAGCATGCCTGCCGCCTCCGCGGGTACCATTTGCTGGATCACCACGGACAGTTGCACCTTGCGGTGGTCAAACCCTTGCTGCATGCGGTAGATCACGGCGCGTTCCGTGTACAGGGATGCCATGCATTTACTAACATGCCGGAGGAGGGAGGCCAGGCCGGTAATGTCCAGGTAACTGTCTTGCTGGCCTGCAAAGGATGCATGGGGAAGGTCTTCTGCCGTGGCGCTGGAACGTACCGCAAAGGCCTGGTTTTCTTTGAACAAATGCAGTTGCTCCGCCATCGCTGTAACAAGTGTGGAAGGAAGGGGTGTGGCTGTAATGGCTGCACGGATGTTTGCGCTAATGTCGCGGATGGCATCCCGGT encodes the following:
- a CDS encoding MFS transporter, which encodes MDKRVIPLAIGGLGIGTTEFTIMGLLPDIAHSLKVDIPEAGHLISAYALGVVIGAPLLIRYAVSKPPKKVLLGLMILFSLFNGLSAVVSNYGLMMVARFLSGLPHGAFFGVGTVVASRLAGKGREALYISLMFTGLTVANLAMVPLVTFIGHTYHWRFYFAIVSLIGLITIVFLAVWLPDMEVEERTHVKNELHFLTSGQTWYVLLITAIGFGGLFAWFSYITPLMTEVAGVQPAHMAYVMVLAGAGMVVGNLLGGILSDRIGAARTTVILLFLMMFALLGVFFFAQYTIVAMVLTFLCGGLSMSVSAPINIMMMESAPQAEMMGAAFMQAAFNVANAAGAFLGGIPLAMGYAYNYPSLIGVGMTFIGLLICTGYILKFTRQRKMAL
- a CDS encoding DUF4302 domain-containing protein; this encodes MKKLIVYIALLAGFMTACKKEETEPATGQRPEERTAAALKKYQDALTGNKDGWIAYLYPDGGGGYSFYMTFSDSNRVNMIADLSFDMAADPMESSYKVRQAISPALFFDTYNYMHVLADPDANQNGGVMGWGLYSDFEFSIDTLTTDSMTMHGNLNDSKMLMVKATAAQAAAFKAGGLKSILMDMVNYTSVNQNLYLVLDGTTKVATSINFATKAVTLTWVDDKGVVNSIATPFATTLTGLTLKEPLVYNGKKITELLWDADKQELYAMVDGQKVTVQVSATPILPLHLLIGISYTDIIIPYATTYPGWGSDFVTRRAAASTSMANGPYGLRMDRLQAMFNVDNSKVTFELDIYQGSNKFIADFNYSYTKTADGVYTFTAAALSGNASLIGNDMAPLTKQRLNVDHFTLDYYVDQGTGQVLGQFKDVENPDFTFTGTLN
- a CDS encoding sensor histidine kinase, with protein sequence MWNSIFVRVAAAWNNTINLGIDPSMPYIEARRTKLLNLAAVPGIFLMFVYLVLNLFNRYYGLAMLNLLNIVSMTILLVLHSRRMHLSARLIVISFSIVVYTISGLYFHNGAEYYLLLILIVVMLIYDRGWLLLCLVGLAGGCFVAVLLFPQPPLLGPPVSQYQVWSNIAVAIICMMSYLGFFKRIQADNLKSIEYQRQALLAMNKDKEKLFSILAHDIRSPLATLEGLLTMFHEGLVDDRYMTEATGILSEKITQFNRTLDNLLRWSTRNLQGIQTTPQDFGVLSLVQEVLDFFDLAIHQKKVVVKKRILQGHTIRADRDQVAVIFRNVFSNALKFSKEGGEIIIATELDGDRVSIRITDQGAGMSNRQLKSLFTSAQQPEYGTAGERGFGLGLLLSHEFAMMNNGAISVESNPGMGTTFTLVFPKGEPVQEEEEF
- a CDS encoding zinc-binding metallopeptidase; translated protein: MKKLYIINLLALVLFAFSACKKDEKLSTNLDAIDQNNLPKTALDKWLDANFVVPYNIEVKYRWDPFELNLSKDMVPPLEDQVEPAMQTVTDVWIRPYEKVGGADFMKLNAPKQFVLVGSPEFNDDGTITLGTAEGGRKIVLYVINYFDHTNPGNVKQMIQVIQHEFTHILNQKAAVDPAFGLVTKADYTANWYNFSLSEARSLGFITQYSRDNPVEDFAEMVANMLMMGSYEYNNIVNALPADPQAKLRAKEQIVVTYFKSAWNIDFYELQRQVQAAVQATAPVILGNSLGPNSLYTKFAASPSTETPQSAEFMTAWNAAKATMASHNFPLVKYDMTFTSDSKMTLRYYFTNAAGTTTYYGDTDYDMVFTDRAAGLVTLVPVSPQPSGTVYSNMQFISAWMTTVDGYIKNTPFHLDWAPDVVPGSQGAKGAKAAFYKVSDPNSYLIGVLN
- the ppsA gene encoding phosphoenolpyruvate synthase translates to MHPYILGFHEPGAKNPALTGGKGANLAALSAMPGISVPAGFCITTAVYREITTHNLAFNTLLAQLETLKITDRDAIRDISANIRAAITATPLPSTLVTAMAEQLHLFKENQAFAVRSSATAEDLPHASFAGQQDSYLDITGLASLLRHVSKCMASLYTERAVIYRMQQGFDHRKVQLSVVIQQMVPAEAAGMLFTADPVTGHRKISSIDAGLGLGAALVAGMVNADHYKVSEGSIIEKKTGNGQVLTDLQALQLAELGHAIEQHFGGPQDIEWCLAGNAFYIVQSRPITTLFPLPAVPDNAYHVYVSVGHQQMMTDAMKPLGLSVFQHTAGRTMYNAGGRLFVDIAPDLAIPEKRTVLVDVLGKADPLFKDALHTLLERNHFPSPPETPAGSSAPAFHTLNDYDPSVVQELIQKNQASVQKLQEDIQTQSGAALIDFILDDIAHMRKILWDPQNFGVVMTSMNAAFWINDKMQEWLGEKNAADTLVQSAPYNITAEMGLALMGVADVIRPYPEIIAFLQQATAENFPGGLVNFNGGQQVLDAIRDFLHKYGMRCAGEIDITKTRWQEKPVTLVPVILNNIKTFAPHAAQQKFEQGLQEALEKERSLRERLLQLPDGAEKARETTRMIRLLRNLAGYREYPKYGNVARYFIYKQALLREAQQLVQLQVLQEATDIYYLTLEELRDVLDTHSVDNTLIATRKNEVLQFEKLTPPRIMTSDGEIITGAYRREHLPAGAMAGLAVSSGIVEGRARVIVNMEQADLAPGDILVTTFTDPSWTPLFVSIKGLVTEVGGLMTHGAVIAREYGLPAVVGVENATKLIRDGQRIRVNGTDGYVALLSKAP